ATCAAATAAAGCCGAGACCCCATGCCAAAAGCGTGGGGTTTTTGCTATGGGTTGAATATGGCAAGATGTGTAAATATTGAGCGTGAGTGGTCACGGCCAGGAAGTATACTCAGCAGCGTTAAATATTGCAGGGGCCGGTGAGTGAAACCCGGCAGTCAGAGAGATGAATAAAACAGAAGGCTACCCTGATGGGTAGCCTTTTTGTATTTATAGTTCTGGTTGACCCGTTTTGAGCCATCTACAAATAAACTCAACGATCTGATTTGGTTGATTAATGTCTAATTGCGCTATTACAGTATCCATCGGCTCGTCACTTGCCAAAGCGATAACGTATTCATCGATCAAATCAGCGAAAGGCTTACCTACCGCCGCCCTATAAAGAGCAATTTTGCTGATTTTTTCATGCTTAAAACCCTCAACTAAAATCAAATCGATAGTTGATGTATCTAATCGGCTAGCCAGATAATGAAGATCCAACGGTGGTTGCTCAGGTGTTTCCGTCATTAATGCCCAGCGGCAATCACTAGCAACCAATGTTTGATGGGCTCCAGCTTTACGCAATTCATAGCTGTCTTTGCCCGGCGTATCAATTTCCATATTGTGATGAGTATGTTTGATTAAACCGACTCGGATTTGGCGCTGTTGGAGTAAGGGGATCAGGTGTTTTAGTAAGGTTGTTTTTCCTGTACCACTGTATGCGGCTATACCGAGTAATGGGGGGATATTTCGATTCATAATGGGCCTCTTTTACCTTGTTCCCATAACTCGCAATCTGCAGGAGTATTTAGGTTGCTGAATTGATGGGGTTGCCCATTGAATACCACTCTTTTTGCATTGATACTCGCCATAAATATCATTAACTTACGCTCCCCTTTTGCCAGATATGCTTCTAGGGTCGGTTTAAGACTAACATGCATTAAAGCTAATGTTGGATGCTCACGCTCACTATCACTGACATAAGCTGCAAGAACCTGCCCTTTTGATTGCCAGAGCTGGGAAACCAGATTAAGTGGCAGCATAGGAACGTCGCAGGGTGCAAATACAACCCATTCGGTAGCTGAATGACTTAGCCCTGCATGCATGCCAGCCAGTGGGCCTACAAAGCCGGTAATGATATCGTTGATAACGGGAATGCCACTTTCTTGGTAGAAAGCTTGGTTGCGATTAGCATTAATCAATAAATCCTCAACCTGGGGCCTTAATCTGTCAATCACATGTTGGTACAGTGGCTTTCCATTAAGGGAAATTAATCCTTTATCGTTTCCGCCCATTCTGGACGAACGGCCTCCTGCAAGAATAACGCCTGTAATATTAGGCCGCATTTCTATCACTCCACTGTATTAAACTGACTCTGGGATTGTATCTTCAAATAGGTGAACAGGTCAGGATTTACTTTTATTGACAATAGGCTCTCTTTCCCTATGTGAATATCCCTGCTACTTTGTCAGCATATTTTTGAATAGGATAACTTCGCTATGAAATGTCATCGTGTTAATGAACTGATTGAGCTTTTACACCCAGCCTGGCAGCAAGAACCTGATTTAAATCTGGTGCAGTTTTTACAAAAATTGTCCGAGGAAGCCGGTTTTACAGGTAATTTTGCAGATTTGACTGACGATGTTCTTATTTATCATCTGAAAATGCGCGGTTCGGCATCAACGGAAGTGATTCCAGGTCTGAAAAAGGATTATGAAGAGGATTTTAAAACAGCACTATTGCGAGCCCGTGGCATCATTAAAGATTAGTCACACTCCTGTCTGCGTAGGTGGGGGCTTTAATGATACTATTTCTTATTCTCAGCGCGCCGCTGCCACTAATACAGACTGAATGTTGTTATGAACAACTCTGCTTTTAATTTTCAGACTTTGTCTCCAGACCTGATTATGGACGCCCTTGAGGCTGTCGGGTTGCGGGTGGATTCAGGGTTAACTGCGCTTAATAGTTATGAGAACCGCGTCTACCAGTTTATGGATGAAGATCGTAAACGGTATGTGGTGAAATTTTATCGTCCCGAGCGTTGGAGCCGTGAGCAAATTACTGAGGAACACCGTTTTTCGCTTGATTTGGCAGAATCGGAGATCCCGGTTATCGCCCCATTGCAGTTAAACGGCGAAACTTTGCATACTTATGGTGGTTTTTTCTTTGCTGTGTTCCCAAGTGTCGGTGGGCGGCAGTATGAAATAGACAACCTTGACCAACTGGAATGGGTTGGGCGTTTTCTCGGCAGAATTCATCAGGTGGGTAGCGATGGGCTTTTTGTTGCTAGACCAACGATGGGTATTGAAGAGTATCTCACCGAGCCGCGTCAGTTACTGGCCAGCACTGTGTTAGTGCCAGCCAAACAGAAAGACAAGTTTCTGGCTGCAACCGACTTGTTGATCGCCACTATTAAGCAATACTGGCATACCGATTGGCAGCCATTACGACTACACGGTGATTGCCATCCTGGAAATATTTTGTGGCGTGATGGGCCAATGTTTGTCGATTTGGATGATGCCAGAAATGGTCCGGCGGTTCAGGACTTGTGGATGTTATTACACGGCGAGCGCAGAGAGCAATTAATCCAGTTGGATATACTGCTGGAAGCTTATGGTGAGTTTGCTGATTTTGATCAGCGTGAACTCGCATTAATTGAACCTTTACGCGCGATGCGGATGGTTTATTACCTTGCATGGGTAGCCAGGCGTTGGCAGGACCCTGCATTTCCGAAAAGTTTTCCGTGGATGGCGGAGTCTGATTTTTGGTTACAGCAGACTGCATCATTTACAGAGCAGGTTAAGCTGTTGCAGGTACCCCCTTTGCAGCTGATGCCAATGTACTAAAGCTAAGATAATGGAGATTGTTATAGTATGAAAAAAGTATGGTTAGCTCTCGTTGGCATGGTGATGGCATTCAGTGCATCTGCCGCACAGTTTACGGATGGAACCCAGTACCAGACGTTAAATAGACCAGTAACGGGTGAGCCTCAGGTCTTAGAGTTTTTCTCTTTCTATTGCCCGCACTGCTATCAGTTTGAAGAGGTTTACCATGTTCCTCAGGCAGTAAAAAAAGCCTTGCCAGAAGGGACTAAAATGACCCGTTACCATGTTGATTTCCTTGGGCCATTAGGTAAGCAACTAACTCAGGCATGGGCTGTTGCCATGGCATTGGGTGTTGAAGAAAAAATAACACCACTGATGTTTGAAGGTGTACAGAAAACACAAACTGTTCAAACTCCTGATGATATCCGTAATGTCTTCATTAAAGCGGGTGTGAGTGGCGAAGATTATGACGCAGCATTAAACAGCTTTGTCGTTAAATCACTGGTTGCTCAACAACAAAAAGCGGCTGAAGATTTACAATTACGTGGTGTGCCAGCGATGTTTGTTAATGGCAAATATATGATTAAGAACGATGGCATGGATAC
The sequence above is drawn from the Yersinia intermedia genome and encodes:
- a CDS encoding YihD family protein, translated to MKCHRVNELIELLHPAWQQEPDLNLVQFLQKLSEEAGFTGNFADLTDDVLIYHLKMRGSASTEVIPGLKKDYEEDFKTALLRARGIIKD
- the mobA gene encoding molybdenum cofactor guanylyltransferase MobA, which codes for MRPNITGVILAGGRSSRMGGNDKGLISLNGKPLYQHVIDRLRPQVEDLLINANRNQAFYQESGIPVINDIITGFVGPLAGMHAGLSHSATEWVVFAPCDVPMLPLNLVSQLWQSKGQVLAAYVSDSEREHPTLALMHVSLKPTLEAYLAKGERKLMIFMASINAKRVVFNGQPHQFSNLNTPADCELWEQGKRGPL
- the dsbA gene encoding thiol:disulfide interchange protein DsbA translates to MKKVWLALVGMVMAFSASAAQFTDGTQYQTLNRPVTGEPQVLEFFSFYCPHCYQFEEVYHVPQAVKKALPEGTKMTRYHVDFLGPLGKQLTQAWAVAMALGVEEKITPLMFEGVQKTQTVQTPDDIRNVFIKAGVSGEDYDAALNSFVVKSLVAQQQKAAEDLQLRGVPAMFVNGKYMIKNDGMDTSSMDIYVKQYADVVKFLLTQK
- a CDS encoding serine/threonine protein kinase encodes the protein MNNSAFNFQTLSPDLIMDALEAVGLRVDSGLTALNSYENRVYQFMDEDRKRYVVKFYRPERWSREQITEEHRFSLDLAESEIPVIAPLQLNGETLHTYGGFFFAVFPSVGGRQYEIDNLDQLEWVGRFLGRIHQVGSDGLFVARPTMGIEEYLTEPRQLLASTVLVPAKQKDKFLAATDLLIATIKQYWHTDWQPLRLHGDCHPGNILWRDGPMFVDLDDARNGPAVQDLWMLLHGERREQLIQLDILLEAYGEFADFDQRELALIEPLRAMRMVYYLAWVARRWQDPAFPKSFPWMAESDFWLQQTASFTEQVKLLQVPPLQLMPMY
- the mobB gene encoding molybdopterin-guanine dinucleotide biosynthesis protein MobB; the protein is MNRNIPPLLGIAAYSGTGKTTLLKHLIPLLQQRQIRVGLIKHTHHNMEIDTPGKDSYELRKAGAHQTLVASDCRWALMTETPEQPPLDLHYLASRLDTSTIDLILVEGFKHEKISKIALYRAAVGKPFADLIDEYVIALASDEPMDTVIAQLDINQPNQIVEFICRWLKTGQPEL